The Thermoanaerobaculia bacterium nucleotide sequence CGAGAACGAGACCCTGCGAGTACTCCGCGAGCTCCCAGAGCGAGCGCGGGACGCCGAGGTCGTCGAGCGTCGGGACGTCCGCCGGGATCAGGCGGAACACCGCGTCGAGCCCCTTGCGCTGGTAGAAGATGTTCGTCCGGAAACGGCCGAGGGGTCCCGCCTTGTAGCAGAAGTCGAGCGTCCGGTTCTCGGCGAGCGCCGCCCGCTGCGTCTCGCTGAGGACGGGATGGAGCATCTGCTCGACGGCCTCCTCGGAAAGCGGGGCGAGCGGCAGCGGCGTCATCACCCCGTACACGCGCACGTGCGGGATCGCGTTGACGGCCAGGTGCAGGTCCGACGCCTCGATCGCGCGCGCGTGCCTCAGCAGGTCGGAGAGCGTCACCTCGGAGAGCCCGGCGAGGTCGACGGGCTCGAAAAGGGTGGCGATCTCGGCGGCGGCTTCGGCGCCTTCCCCTTTGAGCCCCCGGAGCAGACGCACGGCCTTCTCGCGCACGACCGGCTCGGGGTCGACTCCCGAGATGTTCTGGAGGAGCGCCGGCACCCGCGCGTCCGGGATCTTCGAGAATGCTTCGAGGATCTCGAGCCGGAGGTCCATCGTCGCTTTCTTGTAGGCGGCGAGCAGGCCCGGCAGGGCCTTCGGCGTGCCCCACTGCCCGAGCGCGGCCGCCGCGGTCAGGTCGGACTCGCGGTCGTCGAGCATCTCGATCAGGGGCTCGAGGCCGCGGTCGTCCTTGATCGTCGCGAGCGCCTCGCTCGCGCGGTGCCGGAGCCACCAGTCGGGCTGCTTGAGCAACCGCACGCAGAGCGGCACCACTTCCGGCGACCGCAGCATCACCGCGATCGACGCCGCGAGGTTCGCCGCGCCCTGGTCCGGATCATCGGCACGATCGGCGAGCGCGGACAGGAACGGGCCGCCGAGCTCCTGGAAGACCTGGATGGCCCGGTCGCGCGGCGGGCCGTACACGTCCTTGAAGGACCCGATGAAAGCCTCGACGACCGCCCGGGGCTCCTGCTGCCTCAGGATGCCGATCGCGTTCTCACGGACGCGCGGGTTCGTGTCGGAGATGAGCGGCATGACGCGCGATTGCCACGCGCGCGCTCCGGCGGCGACGATCGGCTCGATCGCCTTGGCGACCGCCTGCTGCACGCGCGCCGACGTGTCGGACGACGCTTTCAGGAGCGCCGGGAACACCTGCTCGGAGGGATGGCGGGCGAGGAGAGACGCCGCGCGGAAGCGGACTTCCTCGTCCTCGTCGGCGATCGCGTGAACGGCGAGCGGCGCTGCCTGCGCCGTCCCGATCGCCTCCGCGGCGGCCATGGCCCGCCGGCGGACGGCGCTCGACGCGGCGGAGAGCGCCGGCTCGATCGCGGAGAGGAAACGGGGCTGCTGCTTCTCCCGGATCCAGTCGAGAACGGCGGAGGCGACGGCGGCGCGCGGGTCGGCCGCGATCGCCGCGGCGCGCTCGGGGGAGAGGTCTCCCCCGAGGAGCTGCAGAGCGGCGTCGAACGTCTTGCGGCGCTGCGGCTCCGGCTGGGAGGCGAGCGCGGTGAGCAGGACCTCGGCGCCGGCTTCGGGCGGCATGGCCTTGACGATCGCCGCGCCGGCCGTCCGCAAGGCCGGGTCGGGATCGACGAGGAAGAAGGCGGCGTCCTCCGGCGCCAGGCCGCGCACGGACGACATCCGCCGCAGCCAGTCGTCGCGTTCCGCGGGCGTTTTCCACTGCTTGTGCCGGATGCGGTCGAGAAGGGCGCGGTTCTCCTCCGACAGCGAGGACTTCGGCCGGGTCAGCATTGGAGAAAGTATACGGTGTAAAATTCCCGAAGGAGATCCATACCGCCATGACCAAGAACCTCACGGTCGCCCTGCTGTCGCTCTTCTGCGCCGCCGCTCTGGCGGCCGCCAACGAGGTCGTCGTCCTGAAGGGCGGCAAGACCCTCGAGCTCTCGAAACCGTACGTGCTCCGCGGCTCGCAGGCGGTGATGACCCTGAAGGACGGGACCGTCGTCTCGGTCGCCGCCGCCGACATCGACCTGCCGGCCACGCGCGCGGCCCGGCGTCCCGCTCAGGCGCCGGAGGTTCCGGCGGCGGCGCTCACGCCGGTCGAGGCCGCCCGGGCCCAGAAGGGCAATGCGAAGGCGCGGCTGAAGATCGGCGACGCGGACGTCACCCACACGCTCGAGGGCGCCGAGCCGGAATCCGGCGCCGGAGAGGGGACCGAAGCCGACGCCGGGGGAGACGCGAAGCTCGACGTCGTGGACTTCGACCAGCGGCCGACCGAAAACGCGGTGGCGGTCAAGGGGACGCTGCGCAATTCCGGAAAGGTCCCGGCGAACAACGTCGCTCTTTCGATCGCCGCGATGGACGCGACCGGCAAAGTCGTCGCGAGCACGACCGCGGCCGTTTCGGCGGGCTCGCTCGACGCGGGCTCGTCGGCCACGTTCACGGCGAGCCTGCCGATGGCCGCGAAGGCCGCGACCCTGCGGTTCACTCCGCGCTGGTCGAGCCCGGCGCCCGCTCCGCGCCCGGCGGCGGGAGCCGCGGCGGGGGCCGCCCCCGCTCCCGGCGCGGCCGCGCCGGGAAGCGCCCCGGCCGCGCCCGCCAAACCCGCAACACCGCCGCCGGCCCCGGTGAAGAAGGAGCCGGCGTACAGGCCGCAGCCGGATTACGCGCCGCCGCCGGCGAACGCCCCGATGGAGCCCACGGGCGACATCCACACCGGTTACATTCCCGGCGCTCACGAAGAAACGCCGCCGCCCCCGCCGCCGCCGCCGCAGAATTGAAGAGCGAGGACGAGCGGCGCTCCCGTTTTCGCCTCTCCCGGCGGGAGAGGCCGCGGCGAAGCCGCGGGTGAGGGGCGCTCGGTCGATGGAATTCCCGGAGGGTTGCTCGAAACCTCCCTCACCCGCCGGCCGGCGCTCCTTCGGAGCTTCGGTGCGGCGACCTCTCCCGCCTGCGTGGCCGAAGCCACTTCGGCGCGGCGAAGGCCCGCCGGGAG carries:
- a CDS encoding PilT/PilU family type 4a pilus ATPase → MLTRPKSSLSEENRALLDRIRHKQWKTPAERDDWLRRMSSVRGLAPEDAAFFLVDPDPALRTAGAAIVKAMPPEAGAEVLLTALASQPEPQRRKTFDAALQLLGGDLSPERAAAIAADPRAAVASAVLDWIREKQQPRFLSAIEPALSAASSAVRRRAMAAAEAIGTAQAAPLAVHAIADEDEEVRFRAASLLARHPSEQVFPALLKASSDTSARVQQAVAKAIEPIVAAGARAWQSRVMPLISDTNPRVRENAIGILRQQEPRAVVEAFIGSFKDVYGPPRDRAIQVFQELGGPFLSALADRADDPDQGAANLAASIAVMLRSPEVVPLCVRLLKQPDWWLRHRASEALATIKDDRGLEPLIEMLDDRESDLTAAAALGQWGTPKALPGLLAAYKKATMDLRLEILEAFSKIPDARVPALLQNISGVDPEPVVREKAVRLLRGLKGEGAEAAAEIATLFEPVDLAGLSEVTLSDLLRHARAIEASDLHLAVNAIPHVRVYGVMTPLPLAPLSEEAVEQMLHPVLSETQRAALAENRTLDFCYKAGPLGRFRTNIFYQRKGLDAVFRLIPADVPTLDDLGVPRSLWELAEYSQGLVLVTGPAGCGKTTTLAAFVDRINRTQNSHILTVEDPIEYVHRSRESLVNQREVGTHTESFAKALRQALREDPDVIMVGEMRDIETISLAITASETGHLVFGTLHTATAHGTIDRIIDAFPAGQQGQIRQMLSDSLRAVVSQHLVPRRDGRGRVAAFEILRNTPNVAGLIRDAKTFQISSAIQTGSGAGMQTMDAALLRLVQEGKADPRAAYDRALRKDPFEPFLEPEGPAA
- a CDS encoding FxLYD domain-containing protein → MTKNLTVALLSLFCAAALAAANEVVVLKGGKTLELSKPYVLRGSQAVMTLKDGTVVSVAAADIDLPATRAARRPAQAPEVPAAALTPVEAARAQKGNAKARLKIGDADVTHTLEGAEPESGAGEGTEADAGGDAKLDVVDFDQRPTENAVAVKGTLRNSGKVPANNVALSIAAMDATGKVVASTTAAVSAGSLDAGSSATFTASLPMAAKAATLRFTPRWSSPAPAPRPAAGAAAGAAPAPGAAAPGSAPAAPAKPATPPPAPVKKEPAYRPQPDYAPPPANAPMEPTGDIHTGYIPGAHEETPPPPPPPPQN